In Lathamus discolor isolate bLatDis1 chromosome 1, bLatDis1.hap1, whole genome shotgun sequence, the following are encoded in one genomic region:
- the PRADC1 gene encoding protease-associated domain-containing protein 1 gives MLHRSLWLWLCLCFCPGCGLRLHEYLYFQVLSPGDIRYIFTATPAKDFGGVFNTRYDQIHLVPADPPEACGELNNGVFIQDQIALVERGGCSFLSKTRVIQEHGGRAVIIADNAYENDSFYIEMIQDSTRRTADIPALFLLGRDGYMIRRSLEQHGLPWAVISIPVNVTSIPTYEMMQPPWTFW, from the exons ATGCTGCACCGCTCGCTGTGGCtatggctctgcctctgcttctgcccgGGCTGTG GTTTACGCCTCCATGAGTATCTGTATTTCCAagtgctgagccctggggaCATCCGCTACATCTTCACTGCAACTCCAGCCAAGGACTTCGGTGGCGTGTTT AACACAAGGTACGACCAGATCCACCTGGTCCCGGCGGATCCCCCCGAAGCCTGTGGAGAGCTGAATAATGGTGTCTTCATCCAGGACCAGATCGCTTTGGTGGAGAGGGG GGGTTGCTCGTTCCTGTCCAAGACACGGGTGATCCAGGAGCACGGCGGGCGGGCGGTCATCATCGCAGATAACGCCTATGAGAACGACAGCTTCTACATCGAGATGATCCAGGACAGCACCAGGCGCACGGCCGACATCCCGGCACTCTTCCTGCTGGGCAGGGATGG GTACATGATCAGACGCTCTCTGGAGCAACATGGACTTCCCTGGGCTGTCATCTCCATTCCTGTCAATGTCACCAGCATCCCCACGTACGAGATGATGCAGCCCCCTTGGACCTTCTGGTAG